The sequence TTGTGATGAGGTCAGCCACGCCGCAGCTCTCCAAGAAGGTTGCAGAGGACACAGGCCCGGCCGTGCAGAAAATGCGAGCAAAGGCGATCATCTCCATCAGGCCCAACCTGATCACCGCTGCCTTAGTGTTGTCCCCGAAGCCCAGTCCGTCACAGAAACCTGCCCCGACCGCAACAATGTTctaaaggaaaggaggaaagagtAAGCGAGAGCTGGAAAATTTAGACAAGGCAGACTACCTGGAGGAGAACAGTGTTCAAATAAATATGAGTGGAGTGGGTCTGACGGAGGACCTGTGATGAAGCTCCAAGGTAAACACTGATTATGATGAAATCATAATGGAAAATGCAATCTCCAGGGAGTGCTGTACTTTTCCTCtgagtttttttcctgtttatctATACCCAGTTTTGTACACATTCAAATTTGTATGTGTAAACACTGCAATAAttgaacatattttaaaaaaaaaaaaaaaatttgactCACCAATATATTTCATAAAGGCATAGCCCCAGACAACACTGTCTGTCACAACAGCGATTTGTCCATTTGCCAATTTATAACAAAAGTTGAGCTGGGTTCATGAAGCATTTATGCAGAATAACACTATTTGAGAACTAGGAAGACCCAATGTTTGGTACATAGACATGAAGCTGGAATTACGCTTCTCCAAAGATACATGAAAATGTCTCTGCAAACCTATGCAGAGAGGGTGGAAGTGTTATGGGTAACTGTAGGTCACAGACACTTGCAGAGGAACCAACATGCATACTTTTCAAATTTAAACAACACATCATGAGGACCTGCACATCAAGCATGTCGATTGGTTGATTCGATTCCTGTCAGCTGGTGTGCCCGAAACGGAgactaaaacaaacttaatcGTATTACATTCAAGTAGAGGAGAAACCCGAATACACTGGGTTCTGGTTTTTTAACATTTGGCATGTATCCCTGGAGCAGATTTGCTGCTTATGAGAAGCTTAAACTAAATACATGTCACTTTCTGTGATTTGTCAGCATTCCTGTAATGGCTGTATGattttgtgtataaaaaaaaaaaaaaaaaaaaaaaattgtttttgaacTTGTTTGCTCACAAACACAGACCTGCAGATAGTTCTGCAGCTGTCATGCGGGCTAAATGGACACTAGTTAAACTTGTCTAAACTATTTTCCATGTTGCATAATGGCAACATTAGCCGACTgctatgacaaaaaaaaaaaaaaaaaaaaaatcaatgctgGTGCTATTTAGAAATGTATAATGAGTTCAGAGCCTTTCGTCCATTTTCCTTCCATCTGTGTGACCTGAGTGGTGAGTTCAAAGTCCGCCCTATTGATCTCTCTcgctatatacagtatatcactggttttagtgtcaccaattcCAAAACAAACCTGCTAGAGAAATGTGACTGTTATGGTAGTAAATGTGTAGTTATACACTGATATCACACGTTACAGGCCAACATACACTGAAATCTCACCTTCAGGGCTCCACAGATCTCCACCACATCATGCTCCTCCACTACAGTCACTCGGAAGTTGTTGGTCTGCATGAGCTCCTTCAGGAGAGCCCCGTGGTTTTTATTCTTACTTCCTGGACACAGAAAGAAGGACTTGATTATCTTTTAACATCTCTGAAAAACTACTTGTTACAACTGTCACCTCTGTGCAAATATGAGAgtcatggtaaaaaaaacaaaaaaaccagcAACTTTTAGAGTAAACCTCTAACAGGTTAGGTTTGCCCGTCCTGCTTAAACAAATATTAATCCTGTCAAAACTAGTTTGTGTTCTTTGGTTTTAGAATACACTGATCCCATGAAGCATGCCGTCATGTGGTGCGTGCTAAGAcatgaaaaaagtaaatgtcaAAGTGAACCAGCCGGCTCTGTCATTTACACAGCAACTACAAAGCAGATTAAACTTTTACCCCCGAGATGACGGTGCAGAAAGTTTAATGAAGAACACAAACTGGCAGGAAGACTAACAACTTGCTTTCTCTGTCAAGGCCAAAACTTGTGGTTTGTGACTTTAAATCTTGATCAGTCCTATAATAAGCAATCAAAAATGTGACAAGGCGAGACTTACAAAACACAACCATACAACACAGTAATCGGACTAACCAATGGTGGTTTCACAAAACTTTTCATCAGCAACCTCATTGGCAATGTTGGCCCCCATCAGCACACTCATAGTGATACCGAGCTTCTCCTGGATTACATCAGAGATGAGTTTAAGTCCATCAGGCCCCTCGTCCACACCCTGGAGAACAGCAAACACAAGTTGTGTAATTACATTAAGTTACACACAGAGTGGTTGGTATTTGGGTCAAAGACCACACTGTACTTTAAACTCGCCACTGCAGTCTGGCGTACAACATGAATTACATCCACACAAAGCTTCAAAGACAAATTCATAAACAATTATAACAATGCAACACAATGAGCAAAGTCAAACCTTGATGAGGGAAATCCCCAGTGCGTCAGCCTTTATCTTGCCTTTAATGGTGTCACACACTTTCCCAACAAACTGGTGTGGGATCACAAACACCAAAATGTCTGCATCGCGGGATGCCTCCACCAGGTCCGGGACCGCCAGctgggaggggggggtgggtgaGGGGGGTGAGGATGGTGTCGTAAAAGAGAGAAGATACATCAAAGTCTGATGTAAGCTACCTTTGAACTGGTGTAACAATCTGCTTTGAGAGCATGTTCAAAACACTGATTTTACCATGGTTTTAAAtccattataaaaaaaagactatgaAGTTAATGTGGAGGCTGCGATGGAAGAAGCTATTTAAAGGAAAAGGACAAATTCAAGTACAAAGAAAATGCCTCAAGGacccaaaaataataaaaatttgaGACCACATCCATTCACAGTAACAGCAAAGAAACAGGCATTAAATTTGTACTACTGTTAGGATAAATTATGAGAAACCAACATTTTCTTACCACATTTGCTGGTAGCTTGTGACCAGGAAGGTACTTCACATTTTCGTGGTCAGTGTTGATTACTTCAGTCAGTTTGCGCCCATTCACCGTCTCCTCAAACACCCACATTTTTACAGTGTCATCAAATTTTGAATTCTGAGCAGCATTGGCACCCACTATCTTGGCGATGGCAGAACCCCTGTATTGTTTAGATTAGAAATCATGTAAAATTCACACTGAATTTCCATTAGTGTTTATTAGGAATAACATGGCAGGAAAACAGTCAGCGTGGGTAGCAGAAGAGGTGCGCTTATGATCAGTGGAGGTGTTTGAGATGATACATCCTACACTGATTAGGCCTTTTAAATCTAGATAGTAGATAGACAGTagataacactttttttctttttttttttttttttactatcacCTGACTGCTGGTGTGATCATCAGGACTATTCATGTCACTCTTTGATCATAAACTGCTGCTTTCTGAGCAGGATGACCTGGCAACCTGTAAGCTGAAATATGTGACTATCTCTCCTCAGTATGTTTGCTCAGTGTGGAAACAAAACTGCACCAAACTACATGGAAAGATTTACTGATTTTGGGTTATTAAACAGCAACGTTATCTTATGGTTAAAAACAAGATTTGAGACACCATGCAAATGACTGGGCCATACATCAATTCGGCATTAACATAATGCACAAAGCATCAATGAACCTATTCATATTTAAACTTAACATTTGATCAGTATTGTAACTACAATAGTAAAAACCACTGTGTGTAAATCTAATTTTGTTTGTCTGATTAAGTAAAGCTACATGCCGAATTGTACAGACGACTTtaaagattcttttttttttttttttttgcctaataTTATGTTTTTACCCCTTTTGGGATTTTAAAGTTGACAAGGTAGCTTTAAATTGCCCAACTGTTGAATGGAGTTTGGTTTGCCTGCAGAGAAAGCACCAATTGAGGGCTACTGATGGCAAGAACATTAAGCCATGCTGCCCCATGGCGGATGGGCGACTGAATGATGGCTGTAATTTAACATTAACGTCTAACAGGAGAGATGCTGGTGAGACTGAGCtaatttaacatgttatataaGTTATTTATGCATTTCTGACACATTATGACTACATGAACGCAAAATTCCCCGTAGTCGTGACTGACAGGTGGCCAGTTTTCGCTATTCTCAGCCAGTTTCTTCGCACGTGACTTTAATTAAAGCTAAAACTGACAACTGTTAAGAACACAGCTTATGAAACGTTACATAGCAACAGTATAACGGCTCTTAAATCAAACTGACGTTACTATGGAAAATGCGGCTAATTAACGTTAGCTGCCTGTTTGCCTGGTGATGCTAAGTTGGCTAGCAACGGTGCACCGGGTTGACAAGCTATATCTCTGAACACGAGCTGATGGTCACTCAAACATAAAGTAAGCCATGTTGAACACACCGCATGTGTACGGTTACATACACTAACACGTTAACTTACCAATTTCCAGAGCCGATGATGCAGACTTTCTTCGGAGCTGCCATGGTGAAGTGGTAAACCGATGAGTTGGGAGGGGGTGAAGCTGCACTGACTGACTGCCGCTGTGTGGACCTGCAGTCTGGTTATGCAACGCTCAAACGCAGCTGCAAGCAGACCTCTGATTTTATTGGCCTGTCGGAGGGGGAGACACTGGCCCGCCCATGATAGCGAGGGCCAAGTCTGGTCACTCATTCATACAGACATTGAGAGGTCAGTAGGCTCAAAGTAAATCGGACAAAAGTCTAGGAGAGCTTTGCAGACTTGCTTCGCTTATAGGATTTATGGTGAAAACA is a genomic window of Thunnus maccoyii chromosome 4, fThuMac1.1, whole genome shotgun sequence containing:
- the LOC121895409 gene encoding glycerol-3-phosphate dehydrogenase [NAD(+)], cytoplasmic, which encodes MAAPKKVCIIGSGNWGSAIAKIVGANAAQNSKFDDTVKMWVFEETVNGRKLTEVINTDHENVKYLPGHKLPANVLAVPDLVEASRDADILVFVIPHQFVGKVCDTIKGKIKADALGISLIKGVDEGPDGLKLISDVIQEKLGITMSVLMGANIANEVADEKFCETTIGSKNKNHGALLKELMQTNNFRVTVVEEHDVVEICGALKNIVAVGAGFCDGLGFGDNTKAAVIRLGLMEMIAFARIFCTAGPVSSATFLESCGVADLITTCYGGRNRKVAEAFVKTGKSIEELEKEMLNGQKLQGPATAAEVYLILKHKNLIDKFPLFNAVYQICYQGHPVTEFISCLQNHPEHM